A single window of Pogona vitticeps strain Pit_001003342236 chromosome 11, PviZW2.1, whole genome shotgun sequence DNA harbors:
- the LOC140701654 gene encoding uncharacterized protein LOC140701654, with protein MGAGGGLHDPLRSTWGNRWNTRSELPAREAEEEKEEPDSMVVLVPRSPQSSLPEAPSVVISEVESYSQLLPCGREEGKEGRQGTSPFCSTLTLGSMITGDWKALLMILRASLRNIMKRGRICRLQRRLQLHGFSGSGATQEDLQEEPRCLPGRPALSPGQGLPAQLPLASSYPAERETWGNLPPGFDAPWSLSKLLGHLRGGDLCPMTHFWKSRGSNIEESIRGGRGIHV; from the exons ATGGGAGCTGGTGGTGGCCTTCATGATCCTCTTAGATCTACTTGGGGCAACAGGTGGAA CACCCGCAGCGAGCTGCCAGCCAGGGAagccgaggaggagaaggaggaaccg GATTCCATGGTGGTGCTTGTCCCACGGAGCCCCCAGAGCAGCCTGCCAGAGGCTCCTTCTGTGGTCATCTCCGAGGTGGAAAG CTACAGCCAACTGCTACCCTGCGGacgagaggaggggaaggagggccGGCAAGGGACCAGTCCCTTCTGCTCCACATTGACTTTG GGTTCAATGATCACTGGGGACTGGAAGGCCCTTCTGATGATCCTGAGAG CATCTCTGAGGAACATCatgaagaggggcaggatctgccgTCTCCAGCGGAGGCTTCAGCTTCATGg ATTCTCTGGAAGTGGAGCCACCCAGGAGGATCTCCAGGAGGAGCCTAGATGTCTCCCTGGAAGACCTGCCCTCTCACCTGGACAG ggacTCCCAGCACAGCTCCCCTTGGCCTCCAGCTACCCTGCGGAGAGGGAGACGTGGGGGAACCTGCCCCCAG GATTCGATGCCCCTTGGAGTCTCTCTAAGCTACTGGGGCACCTTAGAGGAGGAGACCTTTGTCCCATGACCCATTTCTGGAAG